From the Onychostoma macrolepis isolate SWU-2019 chromosome 13, ASM1243209v1, whole genome shotgun sequence genome, the window TAGTCagtatcacacgaagagtgccagTTTTCACCTCTACAAATCAGTATGGTTACAAAGGTGATActgattttatgcaacagttaaataaacaagaagttaatattaagagacttgcgttttagacaccatattgcctgtttttgctctatttcgccaacaaaaataatttcaaacagcCACAGCGCtattttgcgtctctgagcaacatagCAGtgtgttcctgaatgaatcaactgtttaaatgattcggttcaatcacAATGAATCACTTattgacttgctgccacctactggcggttttaatttcacatttaaagtagcttttcatttttaaagtttctaaatatcagttttcaatgttttatgtttaaaataacaaaaaatttttcatgcatttgtaactgcaggttaaatgcatttatgtccctctgagctgaATTAAATAGTATGTAAATAGACCTACATCTGAATGCCTCTTCAGATGCAGTTTCTGAGTTTCCTCTGCAttccaaagatgaattttgttgatatgATCATTGGTTTGGTAACagccaaatgtcttattattctaattgactgattaaatgtaagaatttgactcaaaagatgatgcacacttttagaaaaaaaaaaggctttataaaggtaaaaattcccataaaatgtaaaaatcaatttaaacttattggaaaagattaatttctatcactgctgtgaactgaccagcacacagaatatgaaggatatcaaaaacaagttttacacacacacacacacacacacacacaccagatttttgtatttttattttaatttattttctatttttgttttatttatttatttattgatatatttgtatttgcattttgaatgtaatttggCAATTAAATGGGTTTAGTTTTCATGGTAATTAATgtataaaaatttacatttttctaaaaaggaaacaaattagttgtttattttaagagacctatcttattttctcttgtgttAGGTTTCTACCTAATAAGACATATGACAAGTGTCAGTTCTAGGAATAAAAGGACAAAATCTGTGAATGTTgtgatttttacataaatacatcTTATAATGCATTACCATAGCCTGTTCGTGGACAAAATGTTAGttctaaaattattttgataaaacCCATCTTCTTAGATTTATTTTACAGCTTGATTAGTAATTGAATCTTCCTGTTAATGAGTCCAGATGTTATGAGGCTCATATTCATGGgtatttatttgtgtatgtgtgtgtatagttGTGAGCAGGGGAGCTTGGGTGAAATGAAGAATGAGGCTGTGGCACTGGGTGGCACTGCCAACCCTCTGCTGGCAGGCCTAGAGCACTACATGGAGGCCAGTCCACCAGTAGTGGGCCTCATGAAGAGGTAACAGAGGAATGATTAAAATGGAGACAGAGAGATACCAGTCTGTTACGGCATAAGAGACAGACATTGGTAACTCGGCCAAAGtgtattcatattttcatatgtaatatattttggtGAGATCTCTCTTGCTCCATTTTGTGTTTTGGGTGCGATTTATTGTGTGCTGTGTAAATGGAGTTCCCTTCAgtaagaacaaaacatttttacatttcgaTATATGTTGAATTTTAGTGGCATTTAAGTTATGCAGTATACACACAAAGATGTaaaaaggaaaatgagaaaaacagtgTAAACAAATCATGatgtgtattttatgtatttggaTTATAAAAAATGATCAGTACCAAACTGCaactttgagagagaaaaaaattaagttgcAAACATAGCTTCATACAGCCAAAATATCTTAAGAAACATAAACATATCTACAGTACCTACCCtagtgaaaatattttttttttcactttttaattgctttttaatggtaaacacaaaatgtaatttttaaaaaatacataaacattttatttacatacttGAATACATTATCTGTCATGTTAAATATTTAGGATCAAAATGTTTTCACAACCTTTTCacaactggaaaaaaaattacacgCTTGTGCTTGCTGGGTTAGTGGTCTGTTGAACACGTTTGGCTTTAAAGCTGGTTGAGTTGGTTTGCTGTGAACTAAACCTGCGTTGTTTTTGGTTGTGCTTTGATCGGGCAGCTGACATGACTTTTTAACACGCATGAGGTGAAAGTGTATGGTTTACCACACTAGATCGATGTACAGCGTGAGAAGCGTCCTCCTTAACAGGAAGCCATGTTTGAGTGTGGCGTGTGTATATTTGCGGTCGTAGTGTGTGTACGTTCAGTTTTTTTCCTGTTGAGAGAGTTATCAACACATTATTACATCTGGTTGCAATTGCATAGACTTGTGTGGACACAGACAGATGAGATCTACATTCATACGTGACATACTTGACATGTTTTAAGGGTGTACTTCATGTTAGTTTCTCTCAGCTAAATACAGCTAAATCCTGTCAGAGTCAGCTGTTTTTAtactatttatgtttttattaatatttatgtattcttTTCAGATTGTGGTTTTTCGATAGAAGGGCAATAGAAGTGCTCAGGGAAGGGCAGAGGATTGTGGGTATTGAAATTCTGCCTGACAGTGCAGTAGGGAGTGGCTGcagttctgtaattcattcagaCATACAGTATGCCAAAAGGCCTCAAGTAAGTTTTAGCACATACAAGCATAATTGCTGTAACTTAAACTGCAGTACAGCTGTCTGACTTTCCAGTTATGCCAGAGAAGGGTTATAAACGTTTTTCTTGCCTCCTCTGAATGGGAGTGGCAGCTTCCAGTCATAATCATttactgaaaaaagaaaaaggctgCATGGTTGAGCCTGTTGTCATCTATATCAGCAAGTTGGCAGATCACATGAGTGCTGTGGTCCAATCAGAGAGAAACCCATGAGGATCTGCTTTCTCATTTGTTTCCATTTGAGGTGTAGGTGATTGAtagattttttgtttaaaatgacagGCAAAAATTTGTTAGCTAAGCTGTCTCTGTTCTGTTAATACCCCTGGAGGCACAGAAAGAAGCACACTAAGGTGAGACAGGCAGTGTGGGGGAAGCATGGTTGTCATATTAGATCAGCTGTAGCTACTTTATTGGGTTGTTAGTCACTGACTGTGTTTCAGCTCTTGAAACGTGATATGCAGAGTCACAGTGATTCACCAGGTTCTATATCGTCTGCAGTAATAAGGTTGTTAGAACATTTAGCAGGTTTTTTTGGCTGGTGCTGTTCTGTCATACATGTATGTAGTCAGTAACACCGGGTCTGTAATGGATGCTAAAAGCATTGAAGCATTAACCTTGCTCTAAAACAGCATGTGATAAGTCCATAAGACTTCAGGCTGTGTCTTTTATGAAGGCTTTTACTTGGCAAACACTCATTTCacctttttaaatttacaaaaagatTTTAGCATCTTGATTTTAATCTCaatgaaaatttgatttaaaaatttgaaatactACTCATAAATTTGAAATGAGGAAATGAAGTGGTACCCAAtgggtaagtaaataaataaataaataaataaatcatggcACTGTGTATagtaaaaccttttttttttttttacacagaagaaaaatattatttagtttcttatttaattACATCCTTGAAACAAAGTAAAATCACTTGAGAAGCAGAAttgaatataatgaaaatacTCATTTTCATTGAATATATCTTGAATAAAGTTTATTAATTCGCTAAATTAATTCACTAAAATTTGTTagatatgtttaaaataaaaaatgtcactGAGGTAAGAAAAATCTTAATTCTAGATatattcttgaaaaaaaaaaaagaataatgattattattttttgcagtgtgtgtgtgtgtgtggtttttgaattttacacatttaaagtGCTTAGTTGTGCCTATGCATGAGCTCTCATCCTGTCTCTGGCATGAGGTGGAGTGGAGTGCTTTGGCTTGGTGTGGAATGAACAACTGATTGTTTCTCAGAGCAGTTTTATTCTAATGTATCTTTTTTGGTGAACGCTGATAGCTGTGATGGTGACGAAGTTTCTGCTGAGACCGCATCACTGGCCCAAGCCCACTTGTCTAGCGAATCTCAGCAACATGTTCCATCCCTCAGTCCTTTGGCTGCCCAGATGGATTATGAACTCCAGGAAGCTTTAAGGGAATGTGAAGATGAAATGGCTGCTCTTGGCATATCCTCCCATGCAGACACATGGACTGCAGGTGATCTGGACAGGTTTTATTCTGTAAGTGATGATAAAAATCAAACCGAGAAAGCTGAAGTCGAAAAGGATTTTGGTTCATCTTCACATAAACCTGCCGAATTTCATGAAGGTTGCCATGGAAATGAAGGAGCGCACACAAATGACTCCACAGCGGGTGAAGAGGGGGTGTTTAGCTTCAGAGATTATCTTCTAGGAAGAAAGCAAAGTAATACATGTGCAGCTGGAGCTGAGGATGTCAAAAACATTGAGGATATAACAGAAAACCACACTGAAGAAGCAAGCCAGCTGTCAAAGGCAGAACAGCAAAAAAAGTCAGAGATAGAGACAAAAATAGACACAGCTGAGAACATAGCTGGTCAACAAAAGACACATACCATATGGACAGGTACACAAACAACATCAGAGATTGATGCGGAAAAGGAAACACTTACCCAGGATCAATCAATACAAGACATCTGCTCTTTGAAAAACACCCTGGAGGGTGAGAGTTCACAAGATGAAGACGGAATAAATGTTATAGCAACCCAGAGAGAAACAGGAATAATTCAAGAGACAAATCCTTCGAATGAAGAAGTCAGAAGTTCTGAAAAAGCTGCACAGATGATTCAGAACTCggatgaaataaaaatagagaCACACAGTCAGTTAATTAGTGATTTACTGGCATGCCCATCCACACAAACGGCTAAACATTCTGGTCACACGTTGCATTTAGAAGCTAAAATAAGCATACAGCCAAACATACAGAAACAGGTGGAGTCAGGGACACATCAGCAGATAAGTGGACCGAtagaaacaaacacaaaagtaGGATCAAGCCTTGACCATCAAAGACAGGAATTAGGACTCCCAGAACAGCTGAGTCCTGAGGGTAAACAATTGATCTGCTCCCCACCTCCAGAACGCGAAGCTCATCTTTCCCTGGCTGAGGCTCCACCTGCATTGTTACTGGACTCTCCAGAGGGGCCTGAGCAAAATGATAACCAGAATCAGACAGATGGACCCTGCAAATCAATATCAGAAGGTGAAACCATACACCACAACCACTGTACAACAGGGGAAGTcaaacatgagaaaaatgtgtCTGCTGTTGTGATTGATTTCTGCCAAGCTACAACAGCCCCTGAACATGAGCCCATAGGGAGATGTGACTTAGAGACATATCCACTGGAGCAGGAGAATGGACCTCCTTTAGGCGGTGGAGCTGGCGCACTCGCACCACTGTGGGGGAATTCGCACGCTTTGAGCCGAGCCGGTgcagaagaggaggaggaggaagagagtGCCCTTGAATGGGCTTCAGCAGAGTCCACTGCCTCCACATTGCTACAAATAACACCCATGATGCCAGAAATGATAGAAAGCGAGGGAGAGAAGAAGAGAGGTGAAGCGTTCCAAAGTGCCGCAATAATATTACAAGCAGCAGAGAGAGAATCGGCAGTGCTGGAAGCGAATGAGTCTCCGAGCTCAGAGGAAACATTAAGTGAATTTATAGCTGAAAAGGGACAAGAATGCACCTCAGTAATTTTTCCAGACATTAAGTGCTCACCTGTTCAGAAAGAGGAGGCGACTGAGGAGAGCTGTGGCAACTCGACGGAGAGTGAGGGGAAAGGAGGGGGTCTACAGATCGCACTCTCCCCAGCCGGAGACAAGGATACAGGCACGGTCGGCACAGAGGACAAAGCTCTGGTCACCTATTCCTCTCCAGGCGTCCTTGGAACATGTGACTGGAAGGTGGAGACTTCCCGATCAAAGGAGAGAAAAGGAGAGAGCGAAGAGGAGGGGAAAAAGGCAAGCGAAGGCGGAGCACAGAACGCAGCACATGCTGGCAGGGTGTCACAGACAGAGGCAGCGACCGAGACGTGTCCATCCCATCGCATCACAGCATCACCAATGGCAACACAAGACCAGAGTGACCTCATCCATCCGGTCACAGCAGGCACAGCCCCATTTCCTCTGACCATCAACAGAATAAACGACTGCGACTCCATCAGCCCACCCCCTCCTCTTTCCCACATAAACTCTACAAAGACAGAAGCGCAGAGAGAGGAAGAAGCTAATCTGAATCGGAGCCCAATTGCATCAGGAGCAGACCTGCCAGGCAGTGATAGATCACTTCCACCAGCAGCTTCTTTAGAAAACGAATGTCTCTCTGAGCAAGCCAACGATCAACAGGTACAGTGCTCTTCACAGACTAGAACCGCAAGCTGTGACACATCCGTCAAGACAGAGACAcagcaacaaaaacaagaaataacTCCTACAAGTGAAGATACATCTCGATCAACTAAGCTTCAAATAAACATGAGGGATATCGCCGCAAGTTGTACCAAAATGGAAGGGTCTCCAAAAGGTATGCAGAGCTCTTTTGAGAACCAAAATGATACAACCCTGAAATGCCAAATGACTGAATGTGCTTCTCTGCCCCCATTGATGGTATTTGAAAGTCTACATCATCCAGTAAAAGAGGCTAGCTTCAACTTTAAAGGTTTTCTCAGCATCAGTAAACCAGCACTTCCTCCTCAGACAGAACTGACCACTGGCCAGAGAAATACTGACCTGGATGGAGCAGAAAATGAACCTACTGCCTCTGAAGAAGAaggtaaagaaaaaaatggaaagcagagagaaaatgtggaaattacatttaatgagTCAAAGGACTGCAGAGAAATGACCAGTACATCTCAAATGCAGGGTGCGACTACTGTAAAACTTGgagaaaatgttaatgtaaatataagtagCTGTGAAGACGACGGAAAAGTGACAGATGAAAATCCTGATGTCAGTAAGAGAAATCCTGTTTCATCACTGTCAGCTGCAGGTGAGACCACCTGTATTACTGAAGATAAAGATGTGGTTAATGAAACTCTGGAAGCAATTGAAGTAAGTAAAGAGAAGcaagaaaataaagaatatttgaATGCTACTCAGACCACTACAAATAATACCAATGAGTCAGCATCCACTGAGAAGAACAGCGTTTTATTACCGGATGTATCTCCACAAGGGGGTCGTAACAGCAGCCCTGCTGTGGATGGTGAGCAGGCTGATATGACTGTGTCTGAAGGAGTTGAACAAAGACATACAGAAATTCTTCTTGCCACCAAGAAAAAGCTGGATGAAGAGACTGATGAATCAAAGGGATGTGGGTTGCCTGAAGCAGGTGATATAGAACTAACATGTCCAGGTAATTCAGAGAATCTTGTGAATGACAGTCGAGAGCATGAGTCAAATCCAGAAAAATATACACGTGAAGTTGAGTCAAAGGTAAAAACCAGCTCCATGTCTCCAGCAGCAGCCCCATACATAGACAGCATGTGCCACTGCACTCAACCAGACAAGAAATCCAACACTGAGCAGCTTACTACAATCTCAGAGATGCAATTTCTGTCAAAAGCAGATAAGTGTGACGACATGCTGCCCTATCAGACTGAATCACAGTTCAGTAATGAAATGATGAAAAATGATGCAGCGGATGCTGGGGACAAAACTGTCCCTTCTCTTCCTGCAGCGGAGACTACAGTACCAGCACAAAGGGATCTTTCCTCAGCTACCACACAAAGCACTAACAGTGATGCCAGGGATGTGTCCGTCATTGTACTAAAGGCTCCAGGCCCAATGCTGAGTCACTGTGAGTCCGTTAATGACTGTGATATTGCTGTAGCAGGACCCGGGGAGGATTGCAGTGTgaactgtgtgtgtgattcTGACACAGAGATTGCAATAAATATTACAGACAAATCTAATCAACAACTGGATGTGAATGAAGAGATGTTAAGATCTCAAAATGCAGATGATCTGCTTTACTCTGTTGGTGTCTCCACACAGGAAATTGCAGCATCATCTGGGAACCATTTGCTTACAACTGACAGACCAGTACAGGCAGGTGATTCACCGCTAATGTTAAAGAACCCAGATATTGTTGTAAATGCAAAGATGAAACAGAATGACCGATATAAGGGTGTTGGAGAATTGGAGGTTGTTAGAAAAGAGAAGAGTGAAGGACATTTAAATTCTGTACATGATAATGATTTATGCAATGCCCCTACAAATGCTACTACAGAAAATGAGGTAATTAATAAAGACACGTCTGAAGAATTCAAGCATTTGAAGGGGGGAGAGGACAACAAGGAAACTAAAGAAAAATCCaatgcaaaaaatgaaactaGTGCCTCTCAGGAAGAAGGGAATGAACAAAAAAATGGAAAGCAGAGGAACAAAGGAACGAGGAAGGAACAAGTAGTAATGCATATTAAGGAGCAGAAGCATAATAGAGAAGAGACAAATTCCTGTGAAACATCCTGTGCTGATGAAATGCTTAATTCTCAACCTGCTTTGACAATGCAACCCAGTCCTAATGATGAAATCAAATGTGATTCACTCCTGATGCACTTGGAAGACAATCTCGTCGTTACACTTCTGACTGAGGAGCCTGTTCAACATGTATCTGacaatgtaaaaattaataaaagtgtATCAAAAGGATCGAGTCAGGTGAAGGGAGGAAAGCTAAACAGGGAGTTTGTGCAAGAAAATGAGgtacaaaatttaaaattcattGCAGAAAAGGACAgcaaaaaaagtacaaataccTCCCAAGAACAGAAAGAGACTGCTGCAAAAGAAAAAGCTGATCAAACACAAGGAGAAAATCAGACATTAATAAACCTCTTCGATCTatcaggagaaaaaaaactattagATGAAACCATTCCAAGAGGAAAATTGCAGTCTAGCCCTATGCCTGATCCTGGTTTATCCTCTGAAGGGATTATAGAAGAGGCTCTGGGTTGTAGAGGGGCACTAACTGACAAATCTCCTCCAGTCGTTGATCACACCCTGTCTACATTGGTGAATACTTCTCCTGAGAGAGACCACACACAAGATCCAAGGTGTTTGAGCCAGCCAGATTTGGCATTTTCACAATCCCAAGAGCTCCAGCTGCAACAGAAGTTTATGAGTGCCCCAGAAGAAATGTTAAGTGTGAGTAAAGGCAACGTTTTAGAAAATGCTGAGACCAATAGTCATGCAAATGCTGAGGCAAGTGAAAAGCAAGAGAAGGTGGTGATGCACTGTAGTGCAGAGGCTCCAAGATCCCTAAACAGCACATCAGAGAGTGCCATGACAGAGGGCTATGACAAAGATTTTGCCGAGTTCAATATATGTCCAGAGAATGAAAAGAAGACAATACAAACAATAGATCTAAATGGTGGGAAATTTCCTGTTTGTGgtgaaaataattcaaatgaaatcCAAACTCAGTCAGCTCCAAACATGTCTGTAACAGCATCGTCAGCTTCTGAAACTTTAGAAGTCAAACTGGTTATAGAGGCTACAGAGGCAAAAGAGCCTGCCATCTCAGCATCACAGGAAAGTGTGAGTAAACATGCAGATTGTATCAAATCACAGGTCAGTGCGGATGAACATGGGAATGTGTGGAACGAAATCCCTGACACCAAGAAAGGCTCAGAATTTCCTGTAAATCACTCAAGTGGGTTCTCTGTGATTCCCACCCTCTCACACCATGAAGCAGGGCTAAAAACAGAAGAGAAATGTTTAGACTCTGTTACCACTGGAAACACTGAGATCCGTTCTGATTCAATGAGTGATGTTGCACAGATGTTTACAGCAGAACCTTCCCAAATTCAGCAAGAGAAAGAATTCATTTTTCAGTCCTCCGATTGCCAGCTCTCCACCACCACATCCTCTGCTTCTGTACTCCAAAAAAGTATTAAAGAGGAAAAAGAGATAAGTGTGGATCAGGCCCCTACAGATGCACTAGAACCTAACACTCCTATTTCCACTCCCCATTCTGAGACAGCCGCCTGGAGGATGGAGCAGCTTAATAAGCATTTGTCAGAGCAATTCCCAGACGGTGCACAAAACACAGAGGAGCAGAACACACAGTGTTCTGAACAGCAGTTACAACATGTAAGAACTTGTTTGGACACTGAAAACACAACCAGTTCTATGAAAGAAGACACCATTTCAAATTATGTACAACAGCGAGAAGGAATTCAAGAAAAGTCAAGTAAACAGATGGCGCATGAAGAAAAGAACAAGGCCATTGCAAAGGATCACATAGAAATTTCCAAAGGGGCTGAACCTAAGTCTTCACAGTCTATAATCGAAGAAAGCATCTCCAAAGAAAACCAAAGCAAGTTGGAGGAGCAGTCTTTATTTTCCCCTGATGAAGCAATAGTCGATAATGTAGACCAGCAAATTGAAGAAGTTTCTAATGGATCACAGACAGAAATGAAAGAGGCTGTACCAATGTTATACCCTGAGACCTCTGTCTGCTTATTGACTGACCCCCAGGATTCCCTCCAGTCACCTCCTGCAGTCAATCAGCAGTCTAGTCAGCAGCCCACTAAGTCTTTTATTCAAACCTTACATGAAAACGCCACTACTAAGACAGTTGAAAGTAGCAGTGAGCAAAGTCCTGACATTGCAGATAACTCTCCTGGAGACATAGAATCCcttctaataaaaaaaacaatagagaaAGATGACAGGGAAGCTATTGAAGATGAAGTCAGCAAGGTGTCAAAAGCTGCAGATGTGTTGCTGGGTTCAGGCACAAGAACAGAGCAGGTATCACAGGTTATCGGCAGTTTAGACAGCCCAGTCCTCAGTGCAGTCTTTGTACCTGAGAAGTCAGATGCAGTCAACTCCTCTGAAGGTTCTGATTGGCTCAGAGCTCTGAAGGAGGCAGCCTCCATGTCTCAGATCATTCCAGAGCACAGAGATGAGTCTACCTGTGGATCTACAGAAAACAGGTACATTTcatttgatgtttgtttttaaaatgagagCTTGTGAGGGAAATTGACTTTGTTGCACTCACAGATATGTCAAAAGAAATGTAGTGCTTTTCATTGGCACATTTacaaaaaagtatgttttattcTCATGTGACGTTTTGAGTGAAAATGGAGCCAAGTACAAGTACTACAGCCCATTATCTCCTGAGGGTGACCTCAACAGTGACATCAACTCATGCCCTTTAGGGCAAGAAAGAATCCTTTCATAcccacgcacaaacacacacttggCTTCACATATTTGAGCGCCACACTTGCATGCAAGGAGTTTTCATTGAGACAAACAAATGTGAGCAaaatttcttgttta encodes:
- the tacc2 gene encoding uncharacterized protein tacc2 isoform X7, with product MGNENSTSELPEGAPDNVVLFPPEETQSDMVNEAAVHTDKVSTLKEKSATAENGSVHTDSVKAEAQVSADEEEKLRRQEEEDKEELEFPHDLLPSIDLDLSTELNLTWGTSLGCEQGSLGEMKNEAVALGGTANPLLAGLEHYMEASPPVVGLMKSCDGDEVSAETASLAQAHLSSESQQHVPSLSPLAAQMDYELQEALRECEDEMAALGISSHADTWTAGDLDRFYSVSDDKNQTEKAEVEKDFGSSSHKPAEFHEGCHGNEGAHTNDSTAGEEGVFSFRDYLLGRKQSNTCAAGAEDVKNIEDITENHTEEASQLSKAEQQKKSEIETKIDTAENIAGQQKTHTIWTGTQTTSEIDAEKETLTQDQSIQDICSLKNTLEGESSQDEDGINVIATQRETGIIQETNPSNEEVRSSEKAAQMIQNSDEIKIETHSQLISDLLACPSTQTAKHSGHTLHLEAKISIQPNIQKQVESGTHQQISGPIETNTKVGSSLDHQRQELGLPEQLSPEGKQLICSPPPEREAHLSLAEAPPALLLDSPEGPEQNDNQNQTDGPCKSISEGETIHHNHCTTGEVKHEKNVSAVVIDFCQATTAPEHEPIGRCDLETYPLEQENGPPLGGGAGALAPLWGNSHALSRAGAEEEEEEESALEWASAESTASTLLQITPMMPEMIESEGEKKRGEAFQSAAIILQAAERESAVLEANESPSSEETLSEFIAEKGQECTSVIFPDIKCSPVQKEEATEESCGNSTESEGKGGGLQIALSPAGDKDTGTVGTEDKALVTYSSPGVLGTCDWKVETSRSKERKGESEEEGKKASEGGAQNAAHAGRVSQTEAATETCPSHRITASPMATQDQSDLIHPVTAGTAPFPLTINRINDCDSISPPPPLSHINSTKTEAQREEEANLNRSPIASGADLPGSDRSLPPAASLENECLSEQANDQQVQCSSQTRTASCDTSVKTETQQQKQEITPTSEDTSRSTKLQINMRDIAASCTKMEGSPKGMQSSFENQNDTTLKCQMTECASLPPLMVFESLHHPVKEASFNFKGFLSISKPALPPQTELTTGQRNTDLDGAENEPTASEEEGKEKNGKQRENVEITFNESKDCREMTSTSQMQGATTVKLGENVNVNISSCEDDGKVTDENPDVSKRNPVSSLSAAGETTCITEDKDVVNETLEAIEVSKEKQENKEYLNATQTTTNNTNESASTEKNSVLLPDVSPQGGRNSSPAVDGEQADMTVSEGVEQRHTEILLATKKKLDEETDESKGCGLPEAGDIELTCPGNSENLVNDSREHESNPEKYTREVESKVKTSSMSPAAAPYIDSMCHCTQPDKKSNTEQLTTISEMQFLSKADKCDDMLPYQTESQFSNEMMKNDAADAGDKTVPSLPAAETTVPAQRDLSSATTQSTNSDARDVSVIVLKAPGPMLSHCESVNDCDIAVAGPGEDCSVNCVCDSDTEIAINITDKSNQQLDVNEEMLRSQNADDLLYSVGVSTQEIAASSGNHLLTTDRPVQAGDSPLMLKNPDIVVNAKMKQNDRYKGVGELEVVRKEKSEGHLNSVHDNDLCNAPTNATTENEVINKDTSEEFKHLKGGEDNKETKEKSNAKNETSASQEEGNEQKNGKQRNKGTRKEQVVMHIKEQKHNREETNSCETSCADEMLNSQPALTMQPSPNDEIKCDSLLMHLEDNLVVTLLTEEPVQHVSDNVKINKSVSKGSSQVKGGKLNREFVQENEVQNLKFIAEKDSKKSTNTSQEQKETAAKEKADQTQGENQTLINLFDLSGEKKLLDETIPRGKLQSSPMPDPGLSSEGIIEEALGCRGALTDKSPPVVDHTLSTLVNTSPERDHTQDPRCLSQPDLAFSQSQELQLQQKFMSAPEEMLSVSKGNVLENAETNSHANAEASEKQEKVVMHCSAEAPRSLNSTSESAMTEGYDKDFAEFNICPENEKKTIQTIDLNGGKFPVCGENNSNEIQTQSAPNMSVTASSASETLEVKLVIEATEAKEPAISASQESVSKHADCIKSQVSADEHGNVWNEIPDTKKGSEFPVNHSSGFSVIPTLSHHEAGLKTEEKCLDSVTTGNTEIRSDSMSDVAQMFTAEPSQIQQEKEFIFQSSDCQLSTTTSSASVLQKSIKEEKEISVDQAPTDALEPNTPISTPHSETAAWRMEQLNKHLSEQFPDGAQNTEEQNTQCSEQQLQHVRTCLDTENTTSSMKEDTISNYVQQREGIQEKSSKQMAHEEKNKAIAKDHIEISKGAEPKSSQSIIEESISKENQSKLEEQSLFSPDEAIVDNVDQQIEEVSNGSQTEMKEAVPMLYPETSVCLLTDPQDSLQSPPAVNQQSSQQPTKSFIQTLHENATTKTVESSSEQSPDIADNSPGDIESLLIKKTIEKDDREAIEDEVSKVSKAADVLLGSGTRTEQVSQVIGSLDSPVLSAVFVPEKSDAVNSSEGSDWLRALKEAASMSQIIPEHRDESTCGSTENRPFETFLSPQTDLEFQTPTEEYFPPAPEESFLPAPEESFPPAPEESFPPAPEASFPPAPEESFPPAPEESFPPAPEESFPPAPEENFPPAPEESFTPITKQPEEPPDCRSPLVEAAESSEPVPSPLSPLPQHDTAPALPAHLLQDTVEFPTPPPTPPDRAPPEPQTLPPTPSGLPEAPPAAPVPPQIQQLQHSEPSARSSDSDGAFETPESTTPVKSASPPVPPTEPPCTNSEALSQEHTASTADISASEAQDPNELQSPSRSQSIVFDEDKPIAASGTYNIDRLIVDDSFPESNFGSEPSSRAPLTRSLSLQSGELESPGDKSSGGTSDKPIHPRAESFSIGTESAPGTLRKVKKPRPGSLKKKPLSRQNSNPEHSSPKTVSSGSTPEEKKRGKPQPESPLQTQERPSSSPSPSPSPAGTLRRNRIKSRVESPPPLAEEVTVSSISSQLQPVLPDPVTEVPAVPDEESPIPPSASYKWDPDNFENIDPFHTGGSKVANSPVLGRKADFTSVSDTSVAVEEPRASSPAKEQPINTEEQPITKRQPVRLEFDYSEDSGEAPRSTPPPKNLGKKSGAKMPIRKPKLGIKKAPPPQTEQLDNAPVPALSNDIDDIPIPKGSYNFDPNKWDDPNFNPFSSSTGIPNSPHLSSGSYNFDSDSFDDSINPFKSSKKMGNLPPKAASFDKSSNDNENENDNIVELEDHNQNKPAKNKKKPLKSKSSNVSSLCCFFNTFRVKKSPKRTQITEPSAQCCPVCSPLSPSTSHTHNHLQEDSPDANPEPSQDHATDEEKLASSTNQKWTRHDVEVELNSDPQDFPQPTDFTAFVNENSLPAQSDVTDYEIEYMEKIGSSAPPLSVKKPTLYLKLDSVTDSPKKTSNMQDSEPNSPCTGSFEEMEAQISQGKSPVLPPRGAHDSMASEKSRKRDSQSQSRTQSNERDGASPIQGPMDPSDLPLLDRLSDSPAPLSYLEPDLAETNPTAFAQKLQEELVLAALRIEALQVAKNISQSPTLSSVSPQSRLKKPSPRRWNLNGSRMAKKTAGKSTQTDSKLCRRTSRIPQQRETASPADSGVSKSSLYSRTGYIEGESPHLPCDMDHSLGIAREEIVVKEKETMEWKRKYEESRREVEEMRRIVMEYEKTIAEMIDKSFVPLDPNTEGEQREKTLSHHTIQQLILEKDQALADLNSVEKSLADLFRRYEKMKDVLEGFRKNEDVLKKCAQEYLSRVRKEEQRYHALKIHAEEKLDKANSEIAQVRAKAKQEQAAYQASLRKEQMKVDSLERTLEQKNKEIEELTKICDELIAKMGKS